In Ipomoea triloba cultivar NCNSP0323 chromosome 15, ASM357664v1, one genomic interval encodes:
- the LOC116005715 gene encoding uncharacterized protein LOC116005715: MSAKGFKYILVAIDYLSKWVEAQALRNNDARSVIGFLKKLFTRFGVPRVLISDRGTHFRNSSMEKILAKYGVQHRGGVPYHPQTSGQVENANRDIKAILEKTVGIHRKDWPDRLDDALWAFRTAYKTPIGTTPFRLVYGKACHLPVEIEHKAYWAIKKLNSDMDLAGRQRLWQLDELEEWRLMSYENSRACKERTKLYHDKHIKKGKEFKEGNQVLFFNSRLKLFPGKLKSRWSDPFTVTKVFPYGTIQIAHPEKGEFKVNGHQVKKYFGGMETREVNILRPQQVKSKRPKKNEKNSNLAKIRTWKPDRTRVRSASRGPRSKVQRAV; encoded by the exons ATGAGTGCAAAAGGATTCAAGTATATCTTAGTTGCAATAGACTATTTGTCGAAATGGGTGGAGGCGCAAGCCTTGAGGAACAACGATGCGAGGAGTGTTATCGGGTTTCTTAAGAAGTTGTTCACTAGATTTGGAGTACCAAGAGTTTTAATTAGTGATCGTGGAACGCATTTTAGGAATTCatctatggaaaagattttgGCCAAGTACGGAGTCCAACATAGGGGGGGAGTACCATACCACCCCCAAACGAGTGGTCAAGTAGAAAATGCCAACCGGGATATTAAGGCAATCTTAGAAAAGACGGTTGGAATTCACCGTAAAGATTGGCCCGATCGGTTAGATGATGCGCTATGGGCGTTTAGAACGGCCTATAAAACTCCAATCGGAACCACCCCTTTTAGATTAGTCTACGGGAAAGCATGCCACCTACCGGTGGAGATAGAGCATAAGGCGTATTGGGCAATAAAGAAACTAAATAGTGATATGGACCTAGCCGGTCGACAAAGATTGTGGCAATTAGATGAATTGGAAGAGTGGAGGTTGATGTCATATGAGAATTCACGGGCTTGTAAAGAGCGAACTAAGCTATATCATGATAAGCATATCAAAAAGGGCAAagaattcaaagaaggaaaCCAAGTCCTCTTTTTCAATTCGAGGCTAAAGCTTTTTCCGGGAAAACTAAAGTCAAGATGGTCCGATCCATTTACCGTTACCAAGGTTTTTCCGTATGGAACCATTCAAATCGCACATCCGGAAAAGGGTGAATTTAAGGTTAATGGTCACCAAGTCAAAAAGTACTTTGGAGGAATGGAAACACGCGAGGTGAACATCTTGC GACCACAACAGGTGAAGTCAAAAAGACCGAAGAAGAacgagaaaaattcaaatttggcAAAAATCCGAACCTGGAAGCCagaccggacgcgcgtccggtccGCGTCCAGGGGTCCCAGATCGAAGGTTCAGAGAGCTGTCTGA